One Candidatus Eisenbacteria bacterium genomic window carries:
- a CDS encoding enoyl-CoA hydratase/isomerase family protein translates to MSTISTEVVNRTLVIKLNRGTTNAVNLDLLRELGRTLDDSASDDSLSAVLLTSPNEKFFSIGFDIPWLIDLSKDDFSIFFRTFNRLSLKLFTFPKPTLASIPGHAVAGGCILALCCDYRFITEGHKLMGLNEIKLGVPIPYPSDCILRHLVSTRYVREMLDTGDFYPPERLIQMGLVDRVFPQEALYAQSLDWVTRLGNQPAHAYAMIKENRVAPVERQILERLEERERIFISLWYADDVRRRLREAMERF, encoded by the coding sequence ATGTCAACGATTTCGACCGAAGTGGTGAACCGCACTCTGGTCATCAAGCTGAATCGCGGAACAACAAACGCCGTCAATCTGGACCTCCTGCGGGAGCTGGGGCGGACGCTTGATGACTCGGCGTCGGACGACTCGCTCTCCGCCGTCCTGCTCACCAGTCCGAACGAGAAATTCTTTTCGATCGGTTTTGATATTCCGTGGTTGATCGATCTTTCCAAAGATGATTTTTCAATCTTCTTTAGGACCTTCAACCGCCTTAGTCTGAAATTGTTTACTTTTCCAAAGCCGACACTCGCATCGATTCCCGGGCATGCCGTTGCGGGTGGCTGCATCCTGGCGCTCTGCTGCGATTATCGTTTCATCACCGAGGGACACAAGCTGATGGGTTTGAACGAAATCAAGCTTGGCGTGCCGATCCCTTATCCATCCGATTGCATTCTCCGGCATCTTGTCAGCACACGCTATGTGCGCGAAATGCTTGATACCGGTGATTTTTATCCTCCGGAGAGATTGATACAAATGGGTCTGGTCGATCGCGTTTTTCCGCAGGAAGCCCTGTACGCCCAATCACTCGACTGGGTGACGCGGCTCGGAAATCAGCCGGCTCATGCTTATGCGATGATTAAAGAAAACCGCGTGGCACCGGTCGAGCGTCAGATCCTGGAACGGTTGGAAGAGAGGGAAAGAATCTTCATCTCCCTCTGGTACGCCGACGATGTTCGCCGGCGGTTACGCGAAGCGATGGAGCGTTTTTAG